From the genome of Fundulus heteroclitus isolate FHET01 chromosome 7, MU-UCD_Fhet_4.1, whole genome shotgun sequence, one region includes:
- the LOC105940287 gene encoding uncharacterized protein LOC105940287 — protein MADVLLRVLRGLRMTLIQTGIMKFFVTFLVKVHVVTSGETFGADTELLNQLRKNLKLKMERQRNGITMLFCPITCRVGSDVEAAMTLVSGDEKVILVLMHHTRDPSYSTAGTEWSHLYPNVILSCHVLFHESVPGLLTCSTNKVAVGQMLNVLNHYSTDIWTKSFKILGLVSLSTIVYNLYRTVRYPQLKVEGETITVTPRI, from the exons ATGGCTGATGTCCTGCTTAGAGTCTTGAGAG GTCTAAGGATGACCTTAATACAGACAG GAATTATGAAGTTCTTTGTCACCTTTTTAG TTAAGGTCCATGTAGTCACTTCAGGGGAGACCTTTGGAGCTGATACTGAGTTGCTGAACCAGCTGAGGAAGAACCTAAAGTTGAAAATGGAACGGCAGAGAAACGGCATCACTATGCTCTTTTGTCCAATCACCTGTCGTGTTGGGTCGGATGTGGAAGCAGCTATGACTTTGGTGTCAG GAGATGAAAAGGTGATCCTGGTGCTGATGCACCACACCCGAGACCCGAGCTACTCCACAGCTGGGACGGAGTGGTCACATTTGTACCCAAACGTCATCTTAAGTTGTCACGTTCTCTTCCATGAGAGCGTGCCAGGATTACTGACATGTTCTACGAACAAGGTGGCAGTGGGTCAGATGCTAAATGTGTTAAACCATTACAGTACAGATATCTGGactaaaagttttaagattttagGGTTGGTTTCATTATCAACCATAGTATACAATCTTTATCGGACAGTTAGATATCCACAACTAAAAGTTGAGGGGGAAACCATAACAGTAACACCTCGGATATGA